A genomic region of Gemmata massiliana contains the following coding sequences:
- a CDS encoding inositol monophosphatase family protein, with amino-acid sequence MNADWRTRYDLAIDAAHRAGDLARGYYETTFEIEHKSDSSPVTIADKSAEKLIREAVSAAFPADGFLGEEFGNQPGTSGFRWIIDPIDGTKSFIRHVPIWATLIGLEYQGEQIGGVVYIPVFGMTYRALRGDGAYHNERRIRVSDVSTLADASLCYSSMGWFSRAGREKVFHDLYGKTKRQRGHGDFYGFVLVAEGAADIMLEHGVNPWDVAATKPIVEEAGGAFTDWNGVPTIHTPDVLATNGKLHSTVVEMLRG; translated from the coding sequence ATGAACGCAGACTGGCGCACCCGATACGATCTGGCCATCGACGCGGCCCACAGAGCGGGCGACCTCGCACGCGGCTACTACGAAACAACGTTCGAGATCGAGCACAAGTCCGACAGCAGCCCGGTCACGATCGCCGACAAGTCCGCCGAAAAACTGATCCGCGAGGCCGTGTCCGCGGCGTTCCCGGCGGACGGGTTTTTGGGCGAAGAGTTCGGCAACCAGCCCGGCACGAGCGGGTTCCGGTGGATCATCGACCCCATCGACGGGACCAAGTCGTTCATCCGCCACGTGCCCATCTGGGCCACGCTGATCGGGCTCGAATACCAGGGCGAGCAGATCGGCGGCGTGGTGTACATTCCGGTATTCGGGATGACGTATCGGGCGCTCCGCGGCGACGGCGCGTACCACAACGAGCGCCGCATCCGCGTGTCGGACGTGTCCACGCTCGCGGACGCCTCACTGTGCTATTCGAGCATGGGGTGGTTCTCGCGCGCCGGGCGCGAGAAAGTGTTCCACGACCTGTACGGCAAAACCAAGCGCCAGCGCGGGCACGGGGACTTCTACGGCTTCGTGCTCGTCGCCGAGGGCGCCGCGGACATCATGCTCGAACACGGCGTGAATCCCTGGGACGTGGCCGCGACCAAGCCCATCGTCGAAGAGGCCGGCGGCGCGTTCACCGACTGGAACGGCGTGCCGACCATTCACACGCCCGACGTGCTCGCGACCAACGGTAAACTGCATTCGACCGTGGTTGAAATGCTGCGCGGGTAG
- a CDS encoding ROK family protein translates to MSTGYWLGVDLGGTKILAGLFDDDLKLLARAKQPTSAAGGPTGVVANIVKAVDEVVRAADVDPSKILGMCLGIPGQIELGSTRVKFAPNLDWRDVDVKPLLPESWRWPLIVENDVRMGTYGEFAHGAAKGARHVLGVFVGTGVGGGMILNGELFTGFNGNAGEIGHLVVHWRRGTELEGIAGRKYMMKRAKEILDDAPKRVRKEWKGVDLAGVRSSQLAEYYQKDDPVAVQLVDDAARALGAALGGLVNFISPQVIVVGGGVTGALGDTFIERIWEIAQRYALPGAANGVKCVSAQLGDDSGIVGCAAYAKAHLPAAPTVPTELAPAPAEVVRSEAV, encoded by the coding sequence ATGAGCACCGGATACTGGCTCGGCGTCGACCTCGGCGGAACCAAGATTCTGGCCGGTTTGTTCGACGACGATCTCAAGCTACTCGCACGCGCCAAGCAACCCACGTCCGCCGCTGGCGGCCCGACTGGGGTTGTCGCCAACATCGTTAAGGCCGTCGACGAGGTCGTGCGCGCGGCGGACGTCGACCCCAGCAAGATCCTCGGCATGTGCCTCGGCATCCCGGGGCAGATCGAGTTGGGCAGCACGCGGGTGAAATTCGCGCCCAATCTCGACTGGCGCGACGTGGACGTGAAGCCACTCCTGCCCGAATCGTGGCGGTGGCCGCTCATCGTCGAGAACGACGTGCGCATGGGCACCTACGGCGAGTTCGCACACGGCGCGGCGAAGGGCGCCCGACACGTTCTCGGCGTGTTCGTCGGCACCGGCGTCGGCGGGGGGATGATCCTCAACGGCGAACTGTTCACCGGGTTCAACGGCAACGCGGGCGAGATCGGGCACCTGGTCGTTCACTGGCGCCGGGGGACCGAACTCGAAGGCATCGCCGGCCGCAAGTACATGATGAAGCGCGCGAAGGAGATTCTGGACGACGCCCCGAAGCGCGTGCGGAAGGAATGGAAGGGCGTGGATCTGGCCGGCGTTCGCAGTTCGCAGCTCGCGGAATACTACCAAAAAGACGACCCGGTCGCGGTCCAACTGGTGGACGACGCGGCTCGTGCGCTTGGTGCGGCCCTCGGCGGCTTGGTGAATTTTATTAGTCCGCAAGTGATCGTGGTCGGCGGGGGCGTAACTGGCGCGCTCGGCGACACGTTCATCGAGCGCATCTGGGAAATCGCCCAGCGGTACGCCCTGCCCGGCGCCGCGAACGGGGTGAAGTGCGTCTCGGCGCAACTCGGGGACGATTCCGGTATCGTCGGCTGTGCGGCTTACGCCAAAGCACACCTACCCGCAGCGCCAACTGTTCCCACTGAACTCGCACCCGCACCGGCCGAAGTGGTGCGGAGCGAAGCGGTCTGA
- a CDS encoding phosphoribosylanthranilate isomerase produces MVRIKICGVTIPEAARGAAEAGADAVGLNFYPQSPRFVTPAQAGAIVRALPAFTPPVGVFVGMPVRQVCAVAFQLGLRGVQTYDDQPPDADTFPFAHVPAFRVKDQAGLDHVRRFVDTARALNRAPAAVLIDSHVPGQMGGTGHVAPWALLKGFDVGVSIILAGGLTPENVADAIAVVRPWGVDVASGVESAPGVKDPDKVAQFVKNVRTASESLFT; encoded by the coding sequence ATGGTTCGTATCAAAATTTGCGGTGTCACCATCCCCGAGGCCGCGCGCGGTGCGGCCGAAGCCGGGGCCGATGCGGTCGGGCTGAACTTCTACCCCCAATCCCCGCGGTTCGTCACCCCCGCACAAGCGGGAGCCATCGTTCGTGCGCTTCCCGCGTTCACGCCCCCCGTCGGGGTGTTCGTGGGGATGCCGGTGCGACAGGTGTGTGCGGTCGCGTTCCAGTTGGGGTTGCGCGGCGTGCAGACCTACGACGACCAGCCGCCCGACGCCGACACCTTCCCGTTCGCTCACGTTCCTGCGTTCCGGGTGAAGGACCAAGCCGGATTGGACCACGTGCGCCGGTTCGTAGACACCGCACGGGCACTCAACCGGGCGCCTGCCGCTGTGCTGATCGACTCGCACGTTCCGGGGCAGATGGGCGGCACCGGGCACGTGGCTCCGTGGGCGCTCCTGAAAGGGTTCGACGTCGGCGTATCTATCATTCTTGCGGGGGGCCTGACCCCGGAGAACGTTGCGGACGCGATCGCTGTCGTGCGCCCGTGGGGTGTCGACGTTGCCAGCGGCGTCGAAAGTGCGCCCGGCGTAAAAGATCCCGATAAGGTGGCTCAGTTTGTGAAGAACGTGCGAACCGCGTCGGAATCGCTTTTCACTTGA
- a CDS encoding Uma2 family endonuclease, with product MSASAPGVGLAKKFMTAGEFWEFVHRPENRNRVFELVRGEVIEIPRLGRSRGVITVLVAFALQLYAQATQKGFVVSNGSGIAIGEDPDSVLGPDVAFFTNADKFEDLHPKWGDAPPVLAVEVPPLNDRPEHINAKIREYLANGVKIVWRVDCEVRNVTVYRPKQDMEVIGADGELTGGDDLPGLAIKVADIFKLPGERGPTPPPAPPVA from the coding sequence ATGTCCGCCTCCGCGCCGGGCGTCGGCCTCGCGAAGAAGTTCATGACCGCTGGCGAGTTCTGGGAATTCGTGCATCGTCCAGAGAACCGGAACCGCGTTTTCGAGCTTGTCCGTGGCGAGGTCATCGAAATACCTCGTCTCGGACGGTCTCGTGGCGTCATCACGGTACTCGTCGCATTTGCGCTTCAACTCTATGCGCAAGCGACCCAAAAGGGATTTGTGGTGAGCAACGGCTCCGGGATCGCGATCGGTGAAGATCCCGATTCCGTTCTCGGTCCGGACGTTGCGTTCTTCACGAACGCGGATAAATTCGAGGACTTGCACCCGAAATGGGGTGATGCTCCACCCGTTCTTGCGGTGGAAGTTCCCCCGCTGAACGACCGCCCCGAGCACATCAACGCGAAGATCCGCGAGTATCTCGCGAACGGCGTGAAAATCGTCTGGCGGGTGGATTGCGAAGTGCGCAACGTGACCGTTTACCGCCCGAAACAAGACATGGAAGTCATCGGCGCGGACGGCGAACTTACCGGCGGCGACGATTTGCCGGGACTGGCGATTAAAGTTGCGGATATCTTCAAACTTCCCGGCGAGCGCGGGCCGACACCTCCACCCGCGCCGCCTGTCGCGTAA
- a CDS encoding ROK family protein, producing the protein MFLGIEIGGTKLQLGLGHGDGHILALWRGTVNPSEGGEGIRKQIIAAVPELFAKANTAPGTLKGVGIGFGGPTDDANQTVIKSHQIEGWDGFPLADWVSDLVGVPAVLCNDADVAGLGEALFGAGKGMSPIFYITIGSGIGGGLIIDGQIYRGVGRGAAEIGHTQVLTTQADTEPALVALESVASGWGIASTARAHLAHSDMWHTRLRELPLEEITAVIIANEARAGDTFAQHILGLAHWAVQQAIRQVSLLLCPRRIVIGGGVSLMGEELFFAPLRQMVAERAFPPFAGLTDIVPAALGEEVVIHGALALARQKFGG; encoded by the coding sequence ATGTTCCTCGGGATCGAGATCGGCGGAACGAAGCTCCAACTCGGATTGGGCCACGGCGACGGACACATCCTCGCGCTGTGGCGCGGAACCGTGAACCCCTCGGAAGGCGGCGAGGGGATTCGCAAGCAAATCATCGCCGCCGTGCCCGAACTGTTCGCAAAAGCCAACACCGCTCCCGGCACCTTAAAGGGCGTCGGGATCGGCTTCGGCGGCCCAACAGACGACGCAAATCAAACCGTCATCAAATCGCACCAAATCGAAGGCTGGGACGGCTTCCCGCTCGCGGATTGGGTGAGCGATCTGGTCGGTGTGCCCGCCGTGTTGTGCAACGACGCGGACGTAGCCGGTCTGGGCGAAGCGCTGTTCGGTGCGGGTAAGGGGATGTCCCCGATCTTCTACATCACGATCGGGAGCGGCATCGGCGGCGGGCTGATTATCGACGGCCAGATTTACCGCGGGGTGGGCCGCGGAGCGGCAGAAATTGGGCACACACAAGTTCTGACAACCCAAGCGGATACGGAACCCGCGCTGGTCGCACTGGAGTCTGTCGCGTCGGGGTGGGGGATCGCGTCCACAGCGCGCGCCCACCTCGCTCATTCGGACATGTGGCACACGCGGCTACGCGAACTGCCGCTCGAAGAGATTACGGCGGTCATCATTGCCAACGAAGCGCGTGCCGGCGACACGTTCGCTCAACACATCCTGGGATTGGCGCACTGGGCGGTTCAGCAAGCGATTCGACAAGTCAGCCTGCTCCTTTGTCCCCGCCGAATCGTGATCGGCGGTGGGGTGTCTTTGATGGGTGAAGAGTTGTTCTTCGCCCCACTCCGCCAAATGGTTGCGGAACGCGCGTTCCCGCCGTTCGCCGGGCTGACGGACATCGTGCCCGCGGCGCTGGGCGAAGAGGTGGTCATTCACGGCGCGCTGGCGTTGGCGCGGCAGAAGTTCGGCGGGTAA
- a CDS encoding bifunctional YncE family protein/alkaline phosphatase family protein — MRGQSLLAVGILLTACAGLFAVDPPAKSEQKAESKPLERVLPGLRRDGSVQLPNQWSLRPAGRHIEAGDFPVNIAIHPTGEFAAVLCAGFGPHEILIIDLNPERTRVLSRVQIHQAFYGLTWGVDGKQIYASGGEDEVVHVFDFDKGFLTKGKPLDVSVPKRKGVVGGLVFDSTGKDLFAAVPWADAVVRVPLVNPDNKKVISFNPEQFKKEPNKGEPPSPPDGRKEEKTNAKAQDEPEGANDPQVYPYACLVEPGGNRCFVSLWARASVAVIDLEKNQVVATWATAEHPTEMVLAPKGDALYVACANSTKVSVIDPTTGKALQTINCALYPNAPNGNTPNSLTMTPDGQMLFVANADANNLGVFTTADRTKAVSLGFIPTGWYPTSVRYNATDKQLYVANGKGLSSKANRGGPNPLVPFARNLNEYIGQLLKGSLAVMKLPTPEQMATHSKTAYSCSPYLQGGAVRADAVEAGNPIPKKLGDASPIKYCIYIVKENRTYDQVFGDIKEGNGDASLCLFPEAVTPNHHKLAKQFVLLDNLYVDGEVSADGHEWTMGAYATDFVEKIWPLSYRGGKIFGYPSEGAKDLIARPSGGYLWDKCAEAKVSYRTYGEWVTNGKRKPDGGFEDATPSVPALKDKIDPKFRGYDLEYTDVERAERFISELKRFEQTGDMPRMQVMRLPNDHTAGTKVGSPTVTAMVADNDLAVGMVVEAISKSKFWKETAIFVIEDDTQNGPDHVDAHRSVALVISPYTKRKFVDSTLYSTTSMLRTMELILGVQPMSQFDAAARPMYNSFTAKPDLSDYSHEVPKVDLNEKNKPGGFGAAWMEKQNLAKEDTLDDLLFSEIIWKAVRGAKSSMPPPVRAAFFVPLKAAKKDDDDDDDDDDDN; from the coding sequence ATGCGTGGGCAATCGCTGTTAGCGGTCGGGATACTCCTGACTGCGTGCGCCGGACTGTTTGCGGTCGATCCCCCCGCAAAAAGCGAGCAAAAGGCGGAATCGAAGCCTCTGGAGCGGGTGCTGCCGGGGTTGCGACGCGACGGGTCGGTGCAGCTCCCGAACCAGTGGTCGTTGCGGCCCGCGGGCCGGCACATCGAAGCCGGTGACTTCCCGGTTAACATCGCCATCCACCCGACCGGCGAGTTCGCCGCGGTGCTGTGCGCCGGGTTCGGGCCGCACGAGATCCTCATCATCGACCTCAACCCGGAACGCACGCGAGTACTGTCCCGCGTCCAGATTCACCAGGCGTTCTACGGCCTCACATGGGGCGTCGACGGGAAGCAGATCTACGCGAGCGGCGGCGAAGACGAGGTCGTTCACGTTTTCGATTTCGACAAGGGCTTCCTGACGAAAGGCAAGCCGCTCGACGTGAGCGTACCGAAGCGCAAGGGCGTGGTCGGTGGGCTGGTGTTCGACTCCACGGGCAAGGATCTGTTCGCCGCGGTGCCGTGGGCGGACGCGGTGGTCCGCGTGCCGCTCGTGAACCCGGACAACAAGAAAGTAATCTCGTTCAACCCGGAACAGTTCAAGAAAGAGCCGAACAAGGGCGAGCCGCCCAGCCCGCCGGACGGCCGAAAGGAAGAGAAAACGAACGCGAAAGCCCAAGACGAGCCGGAAGGCGCCAATGATCCGCAAGTGTACCCGTATGCGTGCCTCGTGGAGCCGGGCGGTAATCGCTGCTTCGTCAGCTTGTGGGCGCGGGCCAGTGTTGCAGTAATCGACCTCGAAAAGAACCAGGTCGTCGCGACGTGGGCCACTGCCGAACACCCGACGGAAATGGTGCTCGCGCCGAAGGGCGACGCCCTCTATGTCGCGTGCGCGAACTCCACGAAGGTGAGCGTCATCGACCCGACAACCGGTAAGGCACTTCAGACGATCAACTGCGCCCTCTACCCGAACGCGCCGAACGGGAACACGCCGAACAGCCTCACGATGACGCCCGACGGTCAAATGCTGTTCGTCGCCAACGCGGACGCGAACAACCTCGGCGTGTTCACCACCGCCGACCGCACGAAGGCCGTGTCGCTCGGGTTCATCCCGACCGGGTGGTACCCGACCAGCGTGCGCTACAACGCGACCGACAAGCAGCTCTACGTCGCCAACGGGAAGGGGCTGTCATCCAAGGCGAACCGCGGCGGGCCGAACCCGCTCGTGCCGTTCGCGCGCAACCTGAACGAGTACATCGGGCAGTTGCTCAAGGGCTCGCTCGCCGTCATGAAGTTGCCCACCCCAGAGCAGATGGCAACGCACAGCAAGACCGCATACTCGTGCAGCCCGTACCTCCAGGGCGGTGCGGTGCGGGCCGACGCTGTGGAAGCGGGCAACCCGATCCCGAAGAAGCTCGGGGACGCCAGCCCGATCAAGTACTGCATCTACATCGTTAAGGAGAACCGCACCTACGATCAGGTGTTCGGGGACATTAAAGAGGGCAACGGCGACGCCTCGCTGTGCCTGTTCCCCGAAGCGGTGACGCCGAACCACCACAAGCTCGCGAAGCAGTTCGTTCTGCTCGACAACCTGTACGTCGACGGCGAGGTGTCGGCCGACGGCCACGAGTGGACGATGGGCGCCTACGCGACCGACTTCGTGGAGAAGATTTGGCCCCTGAGCTACCGTGGTGGGAAGATTTTCGGCTACCCCAGCGAGGGCGCGAAGGACCTCATCGCCCGGCCCAGCGGCGGGTACTTGTGGGACAAGTGCGCGGAAGCGAAGGTGAGCTACCGCACCTACGGCGAGTGGGTGACTAACGGGAAGCGCAAGCCGGACGGCGGGTTCGAGGATGCCACCCCCTCGGTTCCCGCGCTGAAGGACAAGATCGACCCGAAGTTCCGCGGGTATGACCTCGAATACACCGACGTGGAGCGCGCGGAGCGGTTCATCAGTGAATTGAAGCGCTTCGAGCAGACCGGCGACATGCCGCGCATGCAGGTGATGCGGTTGCCCAATGACCACACGGCCGGGACAAAGGTCGGCTCACCGACCGTGACCGCAATGGTCGCGGACAACGACCTCGCGGTCGGGATGGTGGTTGAGGCGATCAGCAAGAGCAAGTTCTGGAAGGAAACGGCGATCTTCGTGATCGAGGACGACACGCAGAACGGCCCCGACCACGTGGACGCGCACCGCTCCGTGGCGCTCGTGATTTCGCCGTACACGAAGCGCAAGTTCGTGGACAGCACGCTGTACTCGACCACGAGCATGCTGCGCACGATGGAGCTGATCCTCGGCGTGCAGCCCATGAGCCAGTTCGACGCGGCCGCGCGGCCCATGTACAACTCGTTCACCGCGAAACCCGATCTGAGCGACTACTCGCACGAGGTGCCGAAAGTGGACCTCAACGAGAAGAACAAACCGGGCGGGTTCGGCGCCGCGTGGATGGAGAAGCAGAACCTCGCGAAGGAAGACACGCTGGACGACCTACTGTTCAGCGAGATCATCTGGAAAGCCGTGCGCGGGGCGAAGAGTTCGATGCCGCCTCCGGTGCGGGCCGCGTTCTTCGTACCGCTCAAGGCTGCGAAGAAGGACGATGATGACGACGATGACGATGACGACGATAACTGA
- a CDS encoding HD domain-containing protein, protein MSTTIPLADMPFEAAALAARAHQHQKRKDNQTPYVSHVFRVCLVVRHTFGFDDPKMLAAALLHDTIEDTTIDCDDIIERFGGDVAKWVAALTKDMRLPHDEREAVYAKELATADWQVKALKLADLYDNLSDSKHLSPGGRRKTAAKARFYLDAIRQALPDQVRSALALVEQRLTELERSLTP, encoded by the coding sequence ATGTCAACCACCATTCCTCTTGCCGACATGCCGTTCGAGGCGGCTGCGCTCGCGGCGCGGGCGCACCAGCACCAGAAGCGCAAAGACAACCAAACACCTTACGTCAGTCACGTGTTCCGCGTGTGCCTCGTGGTGCGGCACACCTTTGGTTTCGATGACCCCAAAATGCTCGCCGCGGCGCTGCTGCACGACACGATCGAAGACACTACGATCGATTGCGACGACATCATCGAGCGCTTCGGTGGGGACGTGGCCAAATGGGTGGCCGCGCTCACGAAGGATATGCGCTTGCCGCACGACGAGCGCGAAGCCGTTTACGCGAAGGAACTCGCGACGGCCGACTGGCAGGTGAAGGCCCTCAAGCTGGCCGATCTGTACGATAACCTCAGCGACTCCAAGCACCTCTCCCCGGGCGGGCGGCGGAAAACTGCGGCCAAAGCGCGGTTCTACCTCGACGCCATCCGTCAGGCCCTCCCCGATCAGGTTCGGTCCGCGCTCGCGCTCGTGGAGCAGCGCCTGACCGAACTCGAACGCAGTCTAACGCCGTGA
- a CDS encoding leucyl aminopeptidase, with the protein MINLPKTQFNTSSESPASVPADWLIVGVWADQPYSGPAGDVLEKLRERGDFGAKPLELVPVLNPIGIAAKRLLFVGLGTRAQAKRAALHDAAAAAARHVTAKKVGTVAFAVPGPEFTLAVGVGLAQGVQGPGIRKSAPTRFAPESLLLVGGNGADMPRVRAESRALWLSRELVNLPPRELYPETFATVAADAGRATGFDVEVWDESRLAAERMGSLLGVAQGSSRPARLAILRYAGAPGKPVLGLVGKGVTFDSGGLSLKPTDGMVDMKCDMAGAAAVLAGVQAIAELKLPVNVVGVLALVENMLSGTAMKLGDVLTARNGKTIEVLNTDAEGRLILADALCFASEQTKFLVDFATLTGACMVALGTETSGLMTNNDGWGDQILAAVSRAGERAWKLPMDSSYDGLIKSKVADMRNTGGGRWAGAIAGGKFLEQFVADAKWVHLDIAGPSFAEGDSATFDAGGTGCMVRAIVEMARGFEGTALV; encoded by the coding sequence GTGATTAACCTCCCGAAGACCCAATTCAACACGTCCTCCGAATCGCCCGCGAGCGTACCAGCCGACTGGCTCATCGTGGGTGTATGGGCCGATCAGCCGTACAGCGGACCTGCGGGTGACGTGCTCGAAAAATTGCGCGAGCGCGGCGACTTCGGCGCGAAGCCCCTCGAACTGGTGCCCGTGTTGAACCCCATCGGAATCGCGGCGAAGCGGCTCCTCTTCGTTGGGTTGGGGACTCGGGCGCAAGCTAAGCGTGCCGCTCTTCACGACGCAGCCGCGGCCGCCGCGCGCCACGTCACTGCGAAAAAGGTCGGAACGGTCGCGTTCGCGGTCCCGGGACCGGAATTCACGCTCGCGGTTGGAGTTGGACTGGCCCAAGGCGTTCAGGGACCGGGGATTCGGAAGTCCGCGCCCACGCGGTTCGCACCAGAATCGCTGCTGTTGGTTGGTGGGAACGGCGCCGACATGCCCCGCGTGCGCGCGGAATCGCGGGCGTTGTGGCTCTCGCGCGAACTGGTGAACCTCCCACCGCGCGAACTCTATCCCGAGACGTTCGCCACCGTCGCCGCCGACGCGGGCCGGGCGACCGGGTTCGATGTCGAAGTGTGGGACGAATCGCGGCTCGCGGCCGAGCGCATGGGTTCGCTCCTCGGGGTCGCACAAGGCTCCAGCCGACCGGCGCGCCTGGCGATCCTGCGCTACGCGGGCGCGCCCGGCAAACCGGTTCTGGGGCTGGTCGGGAAAGGCGTCACGTTCGATAGCGGCGGGCTTTCGCTCAAGCCGACCGACGGCATGGTGGACATGAAGTGCGACATGGCCGGCGCCGCCGCGGTGCTCGCGGGTGTCCAGGCGATCGCGGAGCTGAAACTGCCCGTGAATGTGGTGGGGGTGCTCGCGCTCGTCGAGAATATGCTGAGCGGAACGGCCATGAAGCTCGGCGACGTGCTGACCGCGCGCAACGGGAAGACCATCGAGGTGCTGAACACCGACGCCGAGGGGCGGCTCATTCTCGCCGACGCCCTGTGCTTCGCTTCGGAGCAAACGAAATTCCTGGTGGATTTCGCCACCCTCACCGGCGCGTGCATGGTCGCCCTCGGCACCGAGACGTCGGGCCTCATGACGAACAACGACGGGTGGGGCGATCAGATCCTCGCGGCCGTGTCGCGTGCCGGGGAGCGCGCGTGGAAGCTGCCGATGGATTCGAGCTACGACGGGCTGATTAAGAGCAAGGTCGCGGACATGCGGAACACCGGTGGCGGGCGCTGGGCGGGGGCGATCGCCGGCGGGAAGTTCCTGGAACAGTTCGTCGCCGACGCGAAGTGGGTTCACCTCGACATCGCTGGCCCCTCGTTCGCGGAGGGCGATTCGGCCACGTTCGACGCCGGCGGAACCGGCTGCATGGTCCGCGCGATCGTCGAAATGGCACGCGGGTTTGAAGGAACCGCGCTGGTATAG
- a CDS encoding adenylate/guanylate cyclase domain-containing protein: MADLEALTRIDPSAATGSSVMSLPGQFSWRYTLPENRVLKLGSEPKECDWAVPEDRMISRFHATLEWTGSALLVTRRGIILPDYPNKPGNQIWFRNKAVERCEVRPGEWFVIGQTRFTLRGDTDVDPDALVDATLVQRQEERSRSELETVTFTNPGMLLKALEQLPAYLKVVASEPALFKQMLKVAIAALPKADAAAIVRVPPDSAITDLRVTVVEQNVRNPNAGTADEFVPSRKLVRRVVCQQRKSCLHIWSTDPSDFTQAGSSHHTLTLGALHQQGATPWAICTPFQDGSQHALYVSGRLQNPAGRDQKPDTTYLTEYQKFVEILVGLLESTRRTLRLARQVAVTKEAWPSNLRKYLDDPERLEALLKTPQEQDVTVLFCDLRGFSGFAEEHGESLSSAWREVQSALDTMSGAITEKGGIVAGFRGDAVLGFWGWPEKPADQIERAAEAALRIYERLSGRLLQRRCGLGITHGRALAGRLGAHDLAVVDLYGPVVNLAFRLEEMTKAYGVGIMVSDEVATRLQTVDPTSRRWRLRGLGTVRPRGMKKPLTAYELSPTSTITNAESWVTSDAYEANLAFWNAAVEKFVRGAWAEANDDLDGLFADDPAAKCFLRYMRRHNGQKPRDWDGAFTPRPEE, from the coding sequence ATGGCTGATCTGGAAGCACTGACCCGAATCGACCCGAGCGCGGCCACCGGGTCCAGCGTGATGTCCCTGCCGGGGCAGTTCAGTTGGCGCTACACGCTCCCCGAGAACCGCGTCCTCAAGCTCGGCAGCGAGCCAAAGGAGTGCGACTGGGCCGTGCCCGAAGACCGCATGATCTCGCGGTTCCACGCGACCCTGGAGTGGACCGGTTCGGCCCTCCTCGTTACGCGGCGCGGCATCATTCTGCCGGACTACCCGAACAAACCCGGGAACCAGATTTGGTTCCGCAACAAGGCGGTCGAGCGGTGCGAGGTGCGGCCGGGCGAGTGGTTCGTCATCGGTCAAACGCGGTTCACCCTGCGCGGCGACACCGATGTCGACCCGGACGCACTGGTGGACGCGACCCTCGTTCAGCGCCAGGAAGAACGCAGCCGGTCCGAACTGGAAACCGTCACGTTCACCAATCCTGGCATGCTGCTCAAAGCGCTGGAACAACTTCCCGCATACCTGAAGGTGGTGGCGAGCGAACCCGCGCTGTTCAAGCAGATGCTCAAGGTCGCGATCGCCGCGCTCCCCAAAGCGGATGCCGCCGCGATCGTGCGCGTCCCGCCGGACAGTGCGATCACGGACCTGCGCGTCACGGTCGTCGAGCAGAACGTTCGCAACCCGAATGCGGGGACCGCGGACGAGTTCGTACCGTCGCGCAAACTGGTGCGTCGGGTCGTCTGCCAGCAGCGAAAGAGTTGCCTGCACATCTGGTCCACGGACCCGTCCGATTTCACCCAGGCCGGGAGTTCGCACCACACGCTCACGCTCGGAGCGCTGCACCAACAGGGTGCGACTCCGTGGGCCATTTGTACGCCGTTTCAGGACGGCTCGCAGCACGCACTTTACGTGAGCGGGCGGCTCCAGAACCCCGCCGGCCGGGACCAAAAGCCCGATACAACGTACCTGACCGAGTACCAGAAGTTCGTCGAGATCCTGGTGGGGCTGCTCGAATCGACGCGCCGCACGCTCCGGTTGGCCCGTCAGGTCGCGGTCACCAAGGAGGCGTGGCCCAGTAACCTCCGCAAATACCTCGACGACCCGGAACGCTTGGAGGCACTGCTCAAAACCCCGCAGGAACAGGACGTCACGGTTCTGTTCTGTGATTTGCGGGGGTTCAGCGGGTTCGCGGAAGAGCACGGGGAAAGCCTCTCGAGTGCGTGGCGCGAGGTGCAATCGGCCCTCGACACGATGAGCGGCGCGATCACCGAGAAGGGCGGCATCGTGGCCGGGTTCCGCGGCGACGCGGTGCTCGGGTTCTGGGGCTGGCCGGAAAAGCCCGCGGACCAGATCGAGCGCGCGGCCGAAGCCGCGTTGCGCATTTACGAACGGCTCTCGGGGCGCCTGCTCCAGCGCCGGTGCGGGTTGGGGATCACCCACGGGCGCGCGCTGGCCGGGCGCCTGGGGGCACACGACCTCGCGGTGGTCGACCTCTACGGCCCGGTGGTGAACCTCGCGTTCCGCCTGGAAGAAATGACGAAGGCTTACGGCGTGGGGATCATGGTGAGCGACGAGGTCGCTACGCGGCTCCAGACGGTGGACCCGACGAGCCGTCGCTGGCGGTTGCGCGGGCTCGGCACCGTTCGCCCGCGGGGGATGAAGAAACCCCTTACTGCATATGAACTTTCTCCAACCAGCACGATAACGAACGCCGAGTCGTGGGTGACGAGCGACGCTTACGAGGCCAACCTCGCGTTCTGGAACGCGGCGGTGGAGAAATTCGTGAGAGGGGCATGGGCCGAAGCGAACGACGACCTGGACGGCTTATTCGCCGACGACCCGGCCGCAAAGTGCTTCCTGCGCTACATGCGACGCCACAACGGTCAGAAGCCGCGGGACTGGGACGGAGCGTTCACCCCGCGTCCCGAAGAGTGA